In Thermodesulfobacteriota bacterium, the genomic stretch GCAAGGGAGTCCGGTTCGTAAGCGTAGCCAAGTACCCGATGCCGCTACGCCGCGCCTCTTTCGCGCTCATATCAGGCAGGCCGGCCAGGAAAAAATACCCGCATTTCACGGAATGCCTGGAAAGCCTCTTGAGGGAGCACTTCCCCGGCGCCCGGATGCCGGACAAGGAGCGGCCCCGGGCCGTGCGGCCTTCCGGCAAGAAGGTCTTTATCCATATAGGCTCGGGAAACTGCCTCAGGAGGTGGCCAAGGGAGAGGTTCGTTTCTCTATCGAGGATCCTCCTTGAGTCTGACAAAGCCCTGAAGATATGCCTTCTGGGCTCGGAAGCCGATTGCCCGGACGCGGAGGCCATACTTGGGGATATGGGGCTTTCATCGTATGGCGGACGGATAGAGGACCTGTGCGGCAGGGTGGGGCTTACTGAGCTTAAGAGGGTACTCTCCAGCGGCGCCCTCTTTATCGGGTTCGACAGCGGCCCGATGCACATCGCGGCCTCATCGGGGATCCCGATGGTGGTCATGATGGGCCCGCAGTCACCGATGACCTTCGGGCCGCGAGGGAACCCGAACGCGCGGGTCGTCTACAAGGCCCCTTTCTGCTCTCCGTGCTGGCAGTTCTCATGCGTCCGGAACGGCGGCGGGGCCGGGGAATGCGTCCTGGCAATAACGCCCGGCGAGGTCTTCAAGGAAGCGGTTTCATTGCTGCCAGGAAAAGAGGAGGCAAGGACATGAAGGCGCTCTTTCTTAATCCACCGTTCCTCCCGAGGTTTTCGCGTTTCTCGCGTAGCCCTGCCGTCACCAGGAGCGGGACCATCTATTACCCTATCTGGCACGCCTACGCGGCAGGGCTCCTTGAGAAGGAAGGGCACGAGGTCATGCTTATCGACGCGCCCGCAAGGGGGCTCGGAAGGGAGGACTGCTACAGGGCCGCCGCCGGCTTCAGGCCGGACATGGCGGTCGTCTATGCCTCTACCCCGAGCATCTATAACGACATAGAGGTCGCGGCTGAATTGAAGGAAAGGACGGGGGGCGCGTTCACGGTCCTTACGGGAACGCACGCATCGGCGCTTCCAGAGGAGACTCTAAAGCTCGATCCGAGGATAGACGCGGTAGCCCGCCTCGAATACGACCTTACGCTTTCGGAGCTGTTAAAAGGCATCGACGGGGGAAATGCATCCGAAGTCGCCGGCCTGACCTTGAGGGAAGGGGGCTCCGTAAGGTCTAACCCGGACAGGCCTTTCATCGACGACCTCGACACTCTCCCGTTCGTATCGAGGGCCTATAAGAAGCACCTGAGGATAGAGGACTACTTCTATGCCCACTGCCGGTACCCCGTGGTCTCCATCTTCACAAGCAGGGGGTGCAACGCCAGGTGCACCTATTGCGTCTACCCCCAGCAGGCCTTCGGAAGGAGGCAGCGCCAGAGGAGCCCGGAGAGCATTGTCTCCGAGTTCGAGTACATAGAAAAGGAGCTCCCACAGGCCAGGGAGGTGCTCATAGACGACGACACCTTCACCTCTGACCGCAGTCACACGCATGAGTTTTCCGAGCTCATGTTACGGAAGGGGATAAGGCTTCCCTGGACAGCCGAGTGCCGCCCCAACCTCGATTACGAGACCATGCGCCTCATGAAAAAAGCCGGGTGCAGGCTGATAGTGGCGGGGTTCGAGAGCGCGGACGACCGGGTGCTCCGGAACGTAAAAAAAGGCATCACGGTCGAGCAGATGAGGCGGTTCGTCGGGGACGCCAAGAGGGCCGGGATAATGTTGCACGCCTGCTTCATGGCCGGGAACATGGGGGAGACGAAAGAGAGCCTTAAAAAATCGCTCGCCTTCGCGAAGGAGATGCGCGCCGACACCTGCCAGTTCTTTCCGCTCATGGCATATCCGGGGACCGAGGCCTACAGGTGGGCCGACGAGAACGGTTATCTTGCCACGAGAGACTTCAGGAAATGGCTTACCGAAGAGGGCCTTCACAACTGCGTAGTCAGCACACCCGAGCTCTCCGCGGAGGAACTCATAATGTTCTGCGACCGTGCCCGGCGGAGCTATTACCTCGACCCGAGGTACATCGCCTACAAGCTCAGGCAGGGCATGAGGGACCGCCGCGAGCTTGTGAAGACACTAAGGTCTGCCAGGACCTTTGCAAGGCATCTCCTGGGCGGGTCTCGTAAGGGCGCGGCCTGCTGAGGGATGCGAGGGCGCATCCGAGGAATTCCGAAGAGAGGCTTATAAGACGCATGGGATGGCAGTTTACGCTTGAAGTCATTTTCTGGACAGGGGCCGCGGCCCTCTTCTATGCCTATATCGGGTACCCGCTGGTCCTCTTTTTCCTGAGCCGCGCTCTCGGCGAGGAAAGGAAGGCCGGTCGGGAGGGCGCGCCCCTTCCTTCGGTATCGGTCCTCATCGCGGCATATAACGAAGAGAAGACCATAGGGGAGAAGATACGGAACACGCTCAACCTCGACTACACCAAGGAACTCCTCGAAGTGGTCATCGCCTCTGACGGCTCGAGCGACCGCACTGCCGGTATAGTGAGGTCCTTTGCGGCAGAGGACGGCAGGGTGCGCCTGCTTGAATTCCCGAGGGGCGGCAAGGCCAGGGCGCTCGCGCTCGCAATGCCGCAGTTAAGGGGCGAGATAGTCTTTTTCTCGGACGCGAATACCGAATGCGAAAAAAACGCGCTCAGGCTCATAGCCGGGGCGTTCGGAGACAGGCGCGTCGGGTGCGTCTCCGGGAGGCTCGTCTACAGGAATCCCGGTGGCATCGTCAGCGGAAAAGGAGAGAGCCTCTATTGGCGTTATGAGACGTGGCTTAAAAGGCTCGAGAGCAGGCTCGGGTGCGTCTCGGGCGCTAACGGAGCCGCCTACGCCATAAGAAAGGAATTATTCGAGGCGCCCCCGTCGGGCACGGTAAACGACGACTTCGTCATCTCGACAATGGTGGCGGCCAGGGGCGGAAGGAGCGTCTACGAAGAGAGGGCCTTTGTCTACGAAGACGTGGCATCGAGCGCGCGGGGCGAGTTCAGGCGGCATGTGAGGGACGGGGCAGGCCATTACATCGCAATATGGCACCTCGCGCGCCTCCTCAACCCGTTCCTCGGGCTCCCGGCCTTCATATTCTGGTCGCACCGGGTTTTCAGGTGGACAGCTCCGTTCATATTGCCCGCCCTTTTAGTCCTGAACGCGATGCTCCTTGAAAAAGAGGTCTACAGGCTCGCGTTCGCGGCGCAGACGGCGTTCTACGCGGCGGCCCTCCTCGGATTTCTGGGCAGGGGGCAGGCGAGGTTGCCTTTCCTCTTTCACGCGCCCTTTTATTTCTGCAACTTGAACCTGGCGCTATTCATCGGTTTCGTAAGGGCCGTTTCAGGGAGGCAGAAGATGACCTGGGACAGGGCGGGGAGGGCTTAGGGCGGGTGGATACCTTCCTTGTCGCGATAACCGGCCTCGTTGCCGGGGCAGCCGGGCCCATGGCGATACAGAGGATCGGCAACGGCCTCGGCCTGATCGACAGGCCGAATGAGAGGAGCTCCCATTCCGTGCCGACACCGAGGGGAGGGGGCATCGGCATTGTTGCGGTAACGAGCGCCGCGGCCGGGCTCTCAGGAGATTACGCCTTCGGGCTGGTCCTTGCGACAATCGGCCTCTTGGGGTTTTTTGAAGACCTCCTCGGATTACCTGCAAAGCTCAGGCTCATTACGCAGCTCGGGCTTGCCTTCCTCCTTGCCGCATCCACGCTGGGCCTTCCGGCATCGGGCGCTGAGGCCGCGCTACTCGTCTTCTGGGCGGTCTTCATCGCCGGCACAGCCAACTTCTACAACTTCATGGACGGAATTAACGGCATGGCCGGAGCCTCCGGGCTCGTCGCCTTCGGCCTCCTCTCGGCGTTCGCGTATCTCTTCAGCCCGGAGCACTTCGCAGTCAGCCTTTTAGCGGCGCTCGCCTGCCTGGGTTTTCTTCCATTCAACGCGCCCAGGGCCAGGGTCTTCATGGGAGACGTCGGGAGCGTCTTTTTGGGGTTTCTCTTCGCCTCCCTGGCGCTCAAGATGGCTTCATCGCCCCTGGCCTTTATATGCATTGCTGCATTCCTCGCGACCTTTTACGCGGATGCCTTGACGACCGTCGCCGCGAGGGCGGCCAGTGGCGAGGACATATACAGGGCGCACAGGGGCCACCTGTATCAATATATTGCGAACGAGCTCGGCATCCCCCATTGGAAGGTCTCTTTCGGCTACGCGTCAGTACAGTTGCTGACCGGCGCCCTTGCCCTGCTCGCCTTTACAATGAGCGCAAGACGGTTCCTCCTTCCTGGCGCGCTCATCGTGTTTTCATTTGTCTTCGCAGCCGCATACCGGTCGATAAAATCCGCTCCACCGAAGGGCGAAGCCCTCGGCAGGACCCGGGGCGGCATATGAAGAGAGCCATCAGAAAAATCCTTAAACCGACCCCGGCAAAAAGGGCGGCCTTCTTTCTGGTTTCCGACGCCCTCGCGATTTCAGCGGCGCTGCTGCTCGCCTTCCAGCTTCGGATGGACTTTGCCATGACGCCTGAACATTATGCGAAATTCATGAGTTCGCTCCCGTTCTTTATTCCCTTGAAGGTTCTTATGCTCGCCTTCTTCAGGATATACAGCATGACGTGGAGGTACGCGGGCATAGAAGATTTCATGCGGATAACTGGCGCGGTCGCGCTCTCGGAGGCTTTGCTATTCGGGATCATCCACCTCATCATCCCGGCTTTCAGCGGTTTTTATTCGGCCTTGCCCAGGGGCGTTTTCTTCATTGACGCCGCGCTTTCCATATTGTTCCTTTCATGCCTCAGGGTCTCAAAGAGGGTAACCATTGACGCGGTCCGGAGGAAAAGGAGCAGGAAGAACGGGAAAAGGACCCTCATCATCGGCGCCGGAGACACAGGAGAGATGATATTGAGGGACATCATCAGGCAGAAGACGATGGGATGGGCCCCAATGGGCTTTATAGACAGGGACAGGAGCAAGCTCGGGAGCTCCATACACGGGGTGAGGGTCATCGGCGCGCCGGAAGACCTCGAGGAAATCGTTACGGCCAGAAGGATAGAGCAGGTGGTAGTGGCGGTCCCCTCGATGAGCGGAAAAGAGCTCAAAACCATATACGAGACGGCCAAGGACCTTGTCGAGTCCATAAAGGTGGCGCCGCGGATACACGACTTCCGCCACGAGAGCCCGGGCCTCAAGGGCCTTGAGGAGATAAAGGTTGAAGACCTCCTTGGAAGGCAGGCAGTGGAGGTGGACAGCGACAGCATAGGCGCGTTCCTGAGAGGCAAGGTGGTGCTCGTGACCGGGGCAGGGGGCTCGATAGGCTCGGAGATCGTCATGCAGGTGGCCGCGTTCCAGCCCGAGAGGCTCATACTCTTCGACATTGACGAGACCGAGCTCCACAGGATGGAGCTCAAGCTCAAGAAGACCTATCCGCAGCACTTTAGCGGAAATGGCTGCGCGGGCGGCAGGCTCGTTTTCGCCGTGGGAGACATAGGGAACTCCGAGAGGGTCGGGGGCGTATTCAGCAGCTACCGCCCGGAGATAGTATTCCATGCCGCCGCCTACAAGCACGTGCCCATGATGGAGCACAACCCCGGGGAGGCGGTAAGGGTCAACATGTTCGGCACTTATGTGCTGGCAGCTTCAGCCGCAAGGAGCGGGGTCAGGAAGTTCATCATGATATCGAGCGACAAGGCGGTGATGCCCTCGAGCGTCATGGGCGCTACAAAGCGTATGGCCGAGAACATATGCGCCGCCTTCGGCACCGGGAGGACCGCCTTCATATCCGTGAGGTTCGGGAACGTGCTCGGGAGCCGCGGCAGCGTCCTTCCCATATTCATGGAGCAGCTCAAGTCCGGCGGCCCTCTTACGGTCACGCACAGGGAAATAAAAAGGTACTTCATGACCATATCCGAGGCGGTCTCTCTCGTCCTCCAGGCCGCGGTCATAGGCAAGGGCGGGGAGGTGCTGGTCCTGGACATGGGTGAGCCGGTGAGGATTGCTGACCTCGCGGAAGAGCTCATAAGGATAAACGGGCTCGAGCCGTATAGGGACATAGCCATAGAGTTCACTGGGCTCAGGGCGGGCGAGAAGCTCTATGAGGAGGTCTTCACGGACGAGGAGGTCCTCAAGGTGAGCGCCCACAGGAAGATACTCGTAGCGAGGGGCGCGGCATCGTACTCCCTGCGCGACATAGATAGGATACTCGGGGAGTTCGAGCCGCATATCGGCGGGCAGGGACGCGGCAAGGAGCTTAAGGGCCTTTTAAGAAAATACGTCGAGCATACGGACGAAGCGGGGCTTGAGGAGCTTACGTTGCAGGGGAGGGTGGTTTAGGATGAGGGCCGGGAGATACGCGCGCGAAAAAGAGCTCGACCTTGCCGATTACTTGGCGGTGGTATGGAAGAGGAGGCTTGCCGTCCTCCTGGTCTCGGCTGTAATGACCATAGGATTTCTTGTCTACTCCCTTGCGATCCCCGACATGTACGAGTCCAGGGCCGTCATAATGCCCGTCGGGAGGGGCGCCGAGCAGGGCGCTGGTGCCTCCGCCCTCGCAGAGCGGTTCGGTTCCATACCCGGCATAACTCTCCCTGCCTCGGCCTCGTCAGCCGAGATAATGAGCCTTCTTAAATCAAACCGCCTCCGCGCCCGCGTCCTGGAGGAGCGCGGACTTCTTAAAATGCTTTTCACCGGGGAACGGGATGGGGTGGGCGCCGACGGCGGTCCCACAACCTGGGACGGGCTGAGGGCGCTCGATTCCATGCTCGAAGTGAAGAGCGACCTTAAGGACAATACGATCACCCTCTCAGCTACGCACGCCGACCCGCGCATTGCCGCGGACATGGCAGGGCACCTTATCGCCGCCCTTACAGACCACATGAGCGGCGAGGCAAGGAGGGTGGCAATAGCGAACAAGTCATACCTGGAGGCGCAGCTCGCCCATAGCCAGGACCCCATAATCAGGCAGAAGATATACAACCTCATCGCCCAGCAGATGGAGACGGCCATGATGTCCGAGATGAGGGAGAGCTTCGCTTTCAAGGTCGTGGACCCGCCGATGGTGCCTGACATGAAGATCTCGCCCGATAGAAGAAGGATAACGCATGCAGGGTTCCTCCTCTCCCTTGCGGCGGGGGTCGTCTCCGCCTTTCTTCTCGAGTTCAGGTCCAGGCGCGCCTCCGGAAAGCCTGCCGCGGGCAAATCTTGAAAGACGCCTTCCCAAAGCCCTGGAGCCGGGGCCTTATACCCAAGCTCATTTCAACCCTTGCCTTTTTAGCGGCCTTTACAGGGGTCCCTGAATGCCATGCCGCGCCGCCGGTCAATATACCGGTCAAGAGCCGTTTGTACGAGGATTTTGAGCTGCTTGAAATTAAAGGGCTCATCCGGTCGGGGCTACTCTCGACCCGCCCTTTCAGCAGGCTCGAGGGGGCTCGCCTTTCAAATGAGGCGGCTGAGGAGATCAAAAAGCGGCCAGGAGCGGGCCGAAGCGCCTTATCGGCAGTAAGGCGGCTCGAGAGGGAGTTCAGATTTAATGCCGATGGAAGCCATGCAGGGGCCGATATAAGGCCTCTGGAAAATGCCTATCTCCACGCGCTCTATTCGGATAAGGAGCCGGTATTTCCTTCCGCAAACGCTGGCGGAAGGCACTTTAATGGCAATATGAACCTGAGGGCCGGGTTACGGGCGAGCGCAGCCTTCAGTGATAAGGTGGTCCTTCATATAAACCCGGAGTACAGCCATTTCGAGGGCTCGAACGTCAGGCTTGAGGAGGGCTATCTCATGCTGAGCTTTCATGGAATAGAGCTTCTCGCGGGGCGCGACCACATGTGGTGGGGGCCTGGCTTCCACGGGAGCCTTTTGATGAGTAACAACGCAAGGGCCTTTGACATGGTCAAGGCGACTTCTGCGCACCCCTTTCTCCTGCCCTGGAAGTTCGCAAGGCTCGGGGTTTTGAGGCCGACACTTTTTTTGGCACGCCTTGAGAAGGACAGGGACCACCCTAACGCGAAGCTCCTCGGCATGCGGCTCGATATGAAGCCAGCCCCATCGTTCCAGGCAGGCCTGAGCCGCGTTTTCATGTTCGGCGGCAAGGGAAGGCAGCCCCTTTCCGGAGGGGACTGGCTGGACATATTGGCAGCTAAAGACAGCGCCGAGCACTCGGATTCGCCAGCAAACGGAAACCAGCTCGTCTCCATTGACGCCACATTCGTTTACGTGAACGAGGGCAGCCCTTTCATCCCCTTTTCAGGGGTGAAGATTTACGGGGAGCTGGGGGCCGAGGACTCATCGGGAAATAGGACCCCGACAGGCAGGGCGGTCATGTACGGCATGTTTCTGGACGGGCTGTTTTGGGCCGACGGGCTTGACATGAGGGTCGAGTACGTGAATACCGGCCAGAGCGAAAGGTATGGGCCGCTCTGGTATTCACACGGAGTCTACACGAGCGGCTACACCCACCGGGGCCGGGTTATCGGCCACCACATGGGCGGGGACTCGGAGGACCTTTTCCTCCGGGCCCGGTATCATTCACCCGCAGGCGTCGTCGGCCTTGAGGCGGATTTCGAGCGATTGAATATCCACGGCAACGGCAAAAAACGTGAATGGTACGGGGCGGACCTGACCATTCTGGGCGAAGGACTCATTTTTTCAATCGGAGCCGGGATTGAGAGGGACAACGGCCATAGCGGCGTCCTTTGGACGAAGGTAAGCCGGGGCTTTTAGCGCCATGCCGTTTTTTCCGTTTTTGGTTGAATCACGTTCTTCCATCTGGTAGGCTTGTGAACCTATGGCCTTGAAATTACGCTGAAACCGGGCTCAAGGTCCTTGACAGTGCTCAGGCCGGTGGTTAGAGTCAAGTATGGAAGCGTAAAGGCCGAGGAGCATGAAAGGATGTGCTTATAGCCTGAACGGCCGTGCCAGGCAGGGTTATTGCGCGCTCCTTGAATATAAAAAGAGCTTCGGGAGGGGAAAATGGCACAGGCAAAGCAAGGCGACATCGTAAAGGTCCATTACACGGGCACGCTCGAGGACGGCACCAGGTTCGATTCGTCGGACGGCAGGGACCCGCTTCAGTTCGTGATTGGCGAGGGCATGCTCATACCGGCTTTCGAGCAGGCAATCGTGGGCATGAACCCCGGAGACACGAAGCAGCTCCAGATTCCGTCTCATGAGGCCTACGGGCCGTACATGGACGAGCTCATCCTCGAGGTCGACAGGAACCAGATACCGCAGTATATCGACCCCGAGGAGGGGATGCAGCTCCAGATAACCCAGGACGACGGCAGCTCGACTATCGTGAAGGTCGTAAAGCTCACGAACGAGAAGATATACCTGGACGCAAACCACCCGCTTGCGGGCAAGGACCTTACTTTCGAGGTCAGGCT encodes the following:
- a CDS encoding radical SAM protein, with product MKALFLNPPFLPRFSRFSRSPAVTRSGTIYYPIWHAYAAGLLEKEGHEVMLIDAPARGLGREDCYRAAAGFRPDMAVVYASTPSIYNDIEVAAELKERTGGAFTVLTGTHASALPEETLKLDPRIDAVARLEYDLTLSELLKGIDGGNASEVAGLTLREGGSVRSNPDRPFIDDLDTLPFVSRAYKKHLRIEDYFYAHCRYPVVSIFTSRGCNARCTYCVYPQQAFGRRQRQRSPESIVSEFEYIEKELPQAREVLIDDDTFTSDRSHTHEFSELMLRKGIRLPWTAECRPNLDYETMRLMKKAGCRLIVAGFESADDRVLRNVKKGITVEQMRRFVGDAKRAGIMLHACFMAGNMGETKESLKKSLAFAKEMRADTCQFFPLMAYPGTEAYRWADENGYLATRDFRKWLTEEGLHNCVVSTPELSAEELIMFCDRARRSYYLDPRYIAYKLRQGMRDRRELVKTLRSARTFARHLLGGSRKGAAC
- a CDS encoding peptidylprolyl isomerase, with translation MAQAKQGDIVKVHYTGTLEDGTRFDSSDGRDPLQFVIGEGMLIPAFEQAIVGMNPGDTKQLQIPSHEAYGPYMDELILEVDRNQIPQYIDPEEGMQLQITQDDGSSTIVKVVKLTNEKIYLDANHPLAGKDLTFEVRLVDIVRH
- a CDS encoding glycosyltransferase family 9 protein, yielding MTLAHVLGRPGFFARTLFLSGASTLQAGAHALHEKAFPARLDVPELKVLVIQLGQIGDYALSEPFLRALKSLPGKDVRITALIDPINYGLCKGGGAADEVVLYGSRKYTRRKPSPFPSALLDERKFDCAVWLRGDLNVLLWLIRKGVRFVSVAKYPMPLRRASFALISGRPARKKYPHFTECLESLLREHFPGARMPDKERPRAVRPSGKKVFIHIGSGNCLRRWPRERFVSLSRILLESDKALKICLLGSEADCPDAEAILGDMGLSSYGGRIEDLCGRVGLTELKRVLSSGALFIGFDSGPMHIAASSGIPMVVMMGPQSPMTFGPRGNPNARVVYKAPFCSPCWQFSCVRNGGGAGECVLAITPGEVFKEAVSLLPGKEEART
- a CDS encoding glycosyltransferase family 2 protein, producing the protein MGWQFTLEVIFWTGAAALFYAYIGYPLVLFFLSRALGEERKAGREGAPLPSVSVLIAAYNEEKTIGEKIRNTLNLDYTKELLEVVIASDGSSDRTAGIVRSFAAEDGRVRLLEFPRGGKARALALAMPQLRGEIVFFSDANTECEKNALRLIAGAFGDRRVGCVSGRLVYRNPGGIVSGKGESLYWRYETWLKRLESRLGCVSGANGAAYAIRKELFEAPPSGTVNDDFVISTMVAARGGRSVYEERAFVYEDVASSARGEFRRHVRDGAGHYIAIWHLARLLNPFLGLPAFIFWSHRVFRWTAPFILPALLVLNAMLLEKEVYRLAFAAQTAFYAAALLGFLGRGQARLPFLFHAPFYFCNLNLALFIGFVRAVSGRQKMTWDRAGRA
- a CDS encoding glycosyltransferase family 4 protein, coding for MDTFLVAITGLVAGAAGPMAIQRIGNGLGLIDRPNERSSHSVPTPRGGGIGIVAVTSAAAGLSGDYAFGLVLATIGLLGFFEDLLGLPAKLRLITQLGLAFLLAASTLGLPASGAEAALLVFWAVFIAGTANFYNFMDGINGMAGASGLVAFGLLSAFAYLFSPEHFAVSLLAALACLGFLPFNAPRARVFMGDVGSVFLGFLFASLALKMASSPLAFICIAAFLATFYADALTTVAARAASGEDIYRAHRGHLYQYIANELGIPHWKVSFGYASVQLLTGALALLAFTMSARRFLLPGALIVFSFVFAAAYRSIKSAPPKGEALGRTRGGI
- a CDS encoding nucleoside-diphosphate sugar epimerase/dehydratase; translation: MKRAIRKILKPTPAKRAAFFLVSDALAISAALLLAFQLRMDFAMTPEHYAKFMSSLPFFIPLKVLMLAFFRIYSMTWRYAGIEDFMRITGAVALSEALLFGIIHLIIPAFSGFYSALPRGVFFIDAALSILFLSCLRVSKRVTIDAVRRKRSRKNGKRTLIIGAGDTGEMILRDIIRQKTMGWAPMGFIDRDRSKLGSSIHGVRVIGAPEDLEEIVTARRIEQVVVAVPSMSGKELKTIYETAKDLVESIKVAPRIHDFRHESPGLKGLEEIKVEDLLGRQAVEVDSDSIGAFLRGKVVLVTGAGGSIGSEIVMQVAAFQPERLILFDIDETELHRMELKLKKTYPQHFSGNGCAGGRLVFAVGDIGNSERVGGVFSSYRPEIVFHAAAYKHVPMMEHNPGEAVRVNMFGTYVLAASAARSGVRKFIMISSDKAVMPSSVMGATKRMAENICAAFGTGRTAFISVRFGNVLGSRGSVLPIFMEQLKSGGPLTVTHREIKRYFMTISEAVSLVLQAAVIGKGGEVLVLDMGEPVRIADLAEELIRINGLEPYRDIAIEFTGLRAGEKLYEEVFTDEEVLKVSAHRKILVARGAASYSLRDIDRILGEFEPHIGGQGRGKELKGLLRKYVEHTDEAGLEELTLQGRVV
- a CDS encoding capsule assembly Wzi family protein, encoding MKDAFPKPWSRGLIPKLISTLAFLAAFTGVPECHAAPPVNIPVKSRLYEDFELLEIKGLIRSGLLSTRPFSRLEGARLSNEAAEEIKKRPGAGRSALSAVRRLEREFRFNADGSHAGADIRPLENAYLHALYSDKEPVFPSANAGGRHFNGNMNLRAGLRASAAFSDKVVLHINPEYSHFEGSNVRLEEGYLMLSFHGIELLAGRDHMWWGPGFHGSLLMSNNARAFDMVKATSAHPFLLPWKFARLGVLRPTLFLARLEKDRDHPNAKLLGMRLDMKPAPSFQAGLSRVFMFGGKGRQPLSGGDWLDILAAKDSAEHSDSPANGNQLVSIDATFVYVNEGSPFIPFSGVKIYGELGAEDSSGNRTPTGRAVMYGMFLDGLFWADGLDMRVEYVNTGQSERYGPLWYSHGVYTSGYTHRGRVIGHHMGGDSEDLFLRARYHSPAGVVGLEADFERLNIHGNGKKREWYGADLTILGEGLIFSIGAGIERDNGHSGVLWTKVSRGF
- a CDS encoding Wzz/FepE/Etk N-terminal domain-containing protein — encoded protein: MRAGRYAREKELDLADYLAVVWKRRLAVLLVSAVMTIGFLVYSLAIPDMYESRAVIMPVGRGAEQGAGASALAERFGSIPGITLPASASSAEIMSLLKSNRLRARVLEERGLLKMLFTGERDGVGADGGPTTWDGLRALDSMLEVKSDLKDNTITLSATHADPRIAADMAGHLIAALTDHMSGEARRVAIANKSYLEAQLAHSQDPIIRQKIYNLIAQQMETAMMSEMRESFAFKVVDPPMVPDMKISPDRRRITHAGFLLSLAAGVVSAFLLEFRSRRASGKPAAGKS